In one window of Mucilaginibacter auburnensis DNA:
- a CDS encoding acyl-CoA thioesterase has product MFEHSTKIRVRYGETDQMGYMYYGNYAEFFEVGRVEMLRSMGLTYAGMEASGIMMPVMEMHCKYLKPALYDEEITIRVIIDKMPGATIHFNYELFNEKLELIHQGETLLCFVKKETMRPCLPPRDFLNKLKPFFN; this is encoded by the coding sequence ATGTTTGAGCATTCTACTAAAATACGTGTACGCTACGGCGAAACAGATCAGATGGGATACATGTACTACGGCAACTACGCCGAGTTTTTTGAGGTGGGCCGTGTAGAAATGCTGCGCAGTATGGGGTTAACCTATGCAGGCATGGAAGCATCAGGCATTATGATGCCCGTTATGGAGATGCATTGTAAATACCTTAAACCGGCATTGTATGATGAGGAAATAACTATACGCGTTATTATAGATAAGATGCCCGGAGCTACTATCCATTTTAATTACGAGTTATTTAACGAAAAGCTGGAACTTATACATCAGGGTGAAACCTTACTTTGCTTTGTTAAAAAGGAAACCATGCGCCCATGCCTGCCCCCCCGCGACTTTTTAAATAAGCTGAAGCCTTTTTTTAATTAA